tcactctctctagctccaagattacAAGTTTTCTCCaatatcttcatcaagaaagcttgaattgTATGGAGATCCAAGGCTTTTTGAATTTCAATCTCATTTCACTGgttgtagcttcaagcattttcaaaggaaggctgagaatagagattttggacaacaaatcttcatttgtgttaAGCCTTGTCACTTTTGTGTTTCAAATAAAGTCATGGCTTGTGATTTTATGTCCctagggttttgttcttcaagcaAGGTCTACTCTAAACTTTATccattgtgtttatgtaatttgtgttcAACTATTTGATGAGATTGATTTACTTGTATGAttttgtcattgagttgtaatacaaacaaAGGTTTGTGAAGCCTAATCCCAACACTTTTGCTACCAAAATCCCTTTAAAAAATGTTATATAAAatcaaaagttaaaaaaaaaagcttacataaatatgggaaaaataaacatggtttctatatttatgggaaaaaagtaattatacaaaatatgacaagttttgaaaaaaaatggtaattctttaaaatataaaaaatagattacCATAAGCCTAATTACACAAAACTCTATATCACTCTCTCATCTCTTCTGTCTCCCTCACgatttctctctcttttctcatttcttcctttctctcctccCCCATTCGATTCCCTCATCTCAGTCCTCCGCCGATGACACACCTCCGCCCCTACCCTTGACAGACGCACCTTTGCCTTtttggttcttcttcttcttctttttcttcaaatctagttttattcttatttgttttttgttcttcttctttttcacatctgattttgaTATTTCAAATATGCTTCAAATAAGATtttgaacttcatatttgattttttttcttttagaccTAACTGTAACCGGTTACTATCACGATCTGTTGTGAtttctagatttttttttcttcagatctgtttaagtaaccaggtattATGACGCCTGATTctttttatgtatatattattttgtttagACATAACTGTAACCACTTACGATAATAATTAGTTTGTTTAGATTTGACTTTGTTTTCACACCTAAAcgagtaaccaggtaccatggcgactagttttttttttagatttgaattttttttcaaacctagctgtaaccagttaTAATTATGAtcagtttagattttttgtttgaatcttatttttttccaGGTCTAGCtaagtaaccggttaccatcAGAACTTGTTCtttttttatatctatttttttttagacCTAACTGTATCCAGTTACCTTTAAGatcaatttagtttttttttttcatatcatattttttttcttccaaatctcactaagtaaccagttataatttagttgaattttgataatggtacattactaaaaaatcaaaattatttttatagttgtactcagttactacaacaccacttaaaaaataaaactgatttttatagttgtaaccagttaccatacaTCACTAACAAAATTGACAGTAACATACGATTACTACcacaaaaaaatcaaaattattttaataGTGATAACTAGTTACTGTAGAGAAAATGTTGATTCAAGAAgataaaaaatagaagaaaagaagaataaaTGAGAATTAAAAACATGGGGATGAAtgtctcaaaaaaaaaaatttcaaagaataatgtaaaaaattgttttataaaatatgaaggataaaaaataattaaaatatattaaaattagaaaaataatctcaaacacaTATTAAAACTAGCtactaaaattataaaaataaaataaaacatgatatataaataaaatattacaaatatatgagaaaaaaactcccattaaacaagaaaatatatctcataaaaaacttaaggaaaaaataccatattttttaaagtttttttctaaggaaaaaaaaaaaaaaagcgttCTTGAATAATTGTCATTATGCCCATAATAAAAAGCCCAATACCCAATAAGCATTCATTTTTTGTTTATACAATTTTCATTTCACGAGGGTGGTTTTCCTTTGCCAGGGAAGGAGCAGGTGAAGGGTTTAACGTTTGAGCTACTGAGTTAACTCTGCTTCTGCTAAAACCCTATCACACCAAAAGAAAATGGTGCTGCAATCCATTTGTCTTGGGTTTTCTGCCCCAAAAATAGGTGTCCCCTGTCATGGTGTATCAATTGTAAGTGAATTTCTCAAACATTTCATTTTATTCGCACTCTTCATTGTAAAATAAATGACTAATTTATACATTGTTAATTTCTGAGGTTTCTGGAAAAGATGTTGGTTTTAGGAACCAAAGACTTCTATACGGAACTACACCTAGATGTAAGAATTCCCTTATCCCAATCTACTTGAGAATTTATTGCATTTACACTCGTTTTGCTTACTAAGAAATTTGGTGAGAAAAGAAGCCATATGGCATATGCTACTTATTAATTTACCCACTTTCTTTTTCTAATGGAAGACATATGATTGTTAGTCTTTtgctttataaatatatattttatggtAGGTTCGAAGAGGTTTGAGAAAAATACGTCGATGCCAAGCTTGACAAAAAGAGGTTTTGTATGCAATGCAAAGTTGGAAAAATCTGGAAGGGAAAATTCGAGGTTGCCCGTTAGATATGAAGGGGTAGAGCCATTTCGTGGCAAATCAGGTTCGGTTTCATTTCATGGGCTGACTCACCAGTTAGTAGAGGAAGGCAAATTGGTGTCTGCACCGTTCAATGAAGGCAAGGGCTCGTTTTTATGGGTTTTGGCTCCGCTTGCTTTAATATCGTCTTTAATTCTGCCACAATTCTTGGGTGGTGCCATTGAAGCTCTCTTGAAGGAGGACACTCTCGTAGGTAtttgttttgctgagtttttacTTTGATAACATTTTATTTGTTTGTCGAACATCTCTATTCACAAGTGCACCAACAAGTTTTGGAATGAAAGCAAGGATATCCATGGCATTTATGATCTCATTTAATGTCTAGCAGTTGAGATGACTTTGTAATTTTCCTTACTGTAACATGGATGAATCTTTTATCAGATGTTATGCTGCCTGGTTCTATATATCACCAATGTGATTCTGGTGTTTATAGTTCATACGTTTGGAATTgtgttttaagtttttaaattagACAAGATGACAACACCCGGTAATCTTTTCCATGGCATTGCAGAAATAGTGACTTCGTTGGTATTTGAAGTTGTATTCTATATTGGCGTCGCAATATTTCTTCTTGTAACCCACCACGTCCAAAAACCATATTTACAGTTCAGTCCGAAGAGGTGGGGTCTCATCACAGGCCTTAGGGGATACTTAACAACTTCTTTCTTTACAATGGGTTTCAAGGTTATGGCACCCCTGGTTGCTGTCTATGTAACCTGGCCAGTAATTGGTCTCCCAGCTTTAGTTGCGGTGCTTCCTTTTCTAGTTGGCTGTGCTGCTCAGTATGGCTTCGAACTACGCCTTGACAAGCGCGGGTCATCTTGTTGGCCACTGGTTCCCATAATTTTTGAGGTTGGTAAATAGCTTTCAGTTGAAGAGAATATTTCTTTTTTGGTTTGAATCCGAGTGCAGGGTTTGATGATATAATTGAATGTATATTGCAGGTTTATAGACTATATCAGTTGACAAGAGCCACCTTTTTCATAGAGAAGTTGTTGTTTGCCTTGAAAGATGCTCCGGTGAATTCCCCAGAAGTGATGGAAAGAACTGGTGCTTTGTTTTCTATGGTTATAACCTTCCAAGTCCTTGGTTTGGTATGCCTCTGGTCATTGATGGCTTTTCTTTTGAGGCTTTTTCCATCTAGACCTGTGGCAGAGAAGTACTGATTACTGCGTAATACTGAAAAATAGGCGTAAGATTTCTGTTGTCATTAGTTTTGCATAATGCGTACAGGTGTCTTGTCTTCAATCCGAGATTTTGGTCCGTAAATGTACGAATATATACCGTTAATATGAAGGTGCATCAAAAGTAGACTCCGCATGCTAGACTGGCGTGGTTATCTTTTTTAACTCCATCCAATTTCCACAGGCATGCTTGAATACGCAACTCCAAGTACTTTGTAGTTTTACTCTTCATTCTGTATCTTGGTagtaatggctgatatatatcaaAGCATAAAAAGGTTAGATTCTGTGTGGAAAGCTTGAATGATGCAACATCATTATTTTTGTTAGGTTCGGATTTGTAAATGGTACAGGAATATACTATTATTAGTTAGTGAAGCTAAATTTGCATAGGATTTTGTTTAATTTAGTAGAAGAACCAATATCATAatgaatttggaaaaaaaaatatgaacaaatCTGACATTCCTAATTGACGAAAGATAAGTTTTTTATAGCATTTTTTTTGCAGTATTTTATCATGTTTACAACAAATTAGATTTAATAATTCTAGTTTGTTATTGCCTTGTATGTGTCACTAATTCTTTTCAATATGTTTGTTATCTTAATTATACTTCTTCATCTGAAAGAAATttatatcaattattatttattttttatcaagaaaTAGAAATTTATATTGAACAACCAACTAATACAAACACAGGCCGGAGCAGATAACTCCCCCTCAATTACAGTCTAGAGAAAAAATGTATCATCAGTTTCTCCCTCAAATTTATATTTTTACTCCTACGGCTAAGGTTATTAACTCTAGCCTTAACCGAATTCCTAATAAGAGCATCAACATGGGCCACAGAAAAGCAGCAATTTTCCAACCAGCACTTGTTTCTGTTTTGCCAGATGATATACACTGAAGCAGCCAATGAAACTGCAACTACCCGAGACAAGTCATCTTTATTGGGCTCTTCCAACCAGCAGCACCAATTCTGGAAATTCCCAGGCCAAATAAGATTACCCAGCCAATTAGCAACCGCCTGAAGCACTTTCCTAGAAAACAAACAGTCAAAAAATAGGTGAGCATGACTCTCCATATCAAATCGGGCAACATTGAGAGATAACAGGGATATTGCAGTGTTGCAATAAATCTCTGGTAAGCAGCTTCTGGTGATAAGCCTGCCAAAGAATAAACATGTGTTTAGGCACTGAGAGTTTATACCAAATATTCTTCATTCCTGTGCTAGGGGAACCAGAAATAGATAGCAGATAAAGTTTGTTCAGCTTAATTTTCCCCTTACAAACAGCAGCATTCTTAAGCGGTTCAGACAGAAACTTGCTCACCTTAACTAGCTTTTTCCAGTACCAGCTAGTATCTTGATGCAATACATAATCCCAAATTCGGACGCCTTTTTAAATAGATGCAATTAACCCATTTGACCCACAGGCCATCCTGTTTAGAAGATATCGCCCAAACATATCTGGCAAGGTTAATCTTATTCCAGAGAACACCCTTTTTAAATCCTAAACCACCATAAGACTTAGGTCTGCAAACATGGTCCCAAGAAGCTAGATGAAATTTACTTCGAAAGCCATTGCCACCCCATAAGAAAATTCTGCACAAACAGTCAATTTCTTTGATAACTTTATGAGGAAGGAGAAATATGCTCATCCAAAAATTCCTAATCCCCAATAAAACCGACTGAATAAGCTGCACACGCCCAGCATAAGACAAGTTACGGCTGGCCCAAGAACATTGCAATAGTGGCTTGGCAATCTGATTTTGCAAAATCACCAAACAGCATAAGTGCATGCAATCAagttatatattttaaataaaaaacagaATCCAATAGTGCAACTAGACAATCTTTATGGTACAATCAAAAGTTCTCAAAGCTATTCTTGCTCAACAAAGAGAAAAACTAACCTCTTCAAGTGTGCTTAATGTGTACATTAAAATCTTCTATTCTTCGAGCAAATTAGAAAAGCTAGCCTTTCACATTGCAGCTGCAAAGTGCTAACTTGATGAGCATCTCAAACTACAATGCCGAAGATGCATTATGCATCGAAGTCTCCCAGGTTTATAAGTAATTACATAATCGTGCTGATATAACTGGTGCAAGTTTGCCCTGTTGATAGAACTTGCCTAGGTCATCAAGCTGCGTGCAACTGCTTCTACTCAGAAGGCACCCAAACGAATAATAATAACTCAATACGATGAAAGATACtgtgaaaaaattaaaaatgaaagaAACGAATACCTATAGTCAAATGCTGCACATTTCTCTCTAAATGAATAATATCAACATATTTAGGATCTATTTGAGCAATTTTCTCCAGAATCGCAAACATTATGTTTACCTGTCAAACAACAGACATAAAACACCACATGAGACCTATGTTTAGATTCGTGTACGTAGTCTAATACGCAAACATTTGATTATGGTTTTGAGAACATTAAAAAAGCTACGGGGACAAGCTTTCAATGAGTATAATGCACTCATTATAATGTTCTCAGAGTATAATTCACTTATTATTCCCATACCCACGATTAGGTAAACAACAAATAGGCCATATGACTCACAAACTAGCTTAGACTATATTTTAGAGCCCAAGTACCAAACATTTAGTTTATAAATGATATAATAATACGTCGAAGAGCACTCatgttaataaatatataattgcaATTACATCACCTGATCTCAAACGTTTTAataatgagaagaagaagaaaaaaagaacaaCTGGAGATCATAATCCTCAATGAAGCAAAATTATAGTACGTAATAAGATATTGAAGAATAAATATTCATGAAATGAGTGGCCTGAGCAAGCTAGCTATTTTCCGGTTCATCCTGGGCCTGGAATAGTAAAACTTCTAGACTGATTAGGAAGCCTAAGCTGAAGCCTCACATGATAGGTAGTGGCATCAAGATCATCTGAAGACGAC
This genomic interval from Humulus lupulus chromosome 8, drHumLupu1.1, whole genome shotgun sequence contains the following:
- the LOC133796853 gene encoding uncharacterized protein LOC133796853; this encodes MVLQSICLGFSAPKIGVPCHGVSIVSGKDVGFRNQRLLYGTTPRCSKRFEKNTSMPSLTKRGFVCNAKLEKSGRENSRLPVRYEGVEPFRGKSGSVSFHGLTHQLVEEGKLVSAPFNEGKGSFLWVLAPLALISSLILPQFLGGAIEALLKEDTLVEIVTSLVFEVVFYIGVAIFLLVTHHVQKPYLQFSPKRWGLITGLRGYLTTSFFTMGFKVMAPLVAVYVTWPVIGLPALVAVLPFLVGCAAQYGFELRLDKRGSSCWPLVPIIFEVYRLYQLTRATFFIEKLLFALKDAPVNSPEVMERTGALFSMVITFQVLGLVCLWSLMAFLLRLFPSRPVAEKY